In Felis catus isolate Fca126 chromosome C2, F.catus_Fca126_mat1.0, whole genome shotgun sequence, a single window of DNA contains:
- the RPL24 gene encoding 60S ribosomal protein L24, with translation MKVELCSFSGYKIYPGHGRRYARTDGKVFQFLNAKCESAFLSKRNPRQINWTVLYRRKHKKGQSEEIQKKRTRRAVKFQRAITGASLADIMAKRNQKPEVRKAQREQAIRAAKEAKKAKQASKKTAMAAAKAPTKAAPKQKIVKPVKVSAPRVGGKR, from the exons ATGAA GGTCGAGCTGTGCAGTTTCAGTGGGTACAAGATTTACCCTGGACATGGGAGGCGCTACGCCAGGACCGACGGGAAG GTTTTCCAGTTTCTTAATGCAAAATGCGAGTCGGCATTCCTTTCCAAGAGGAATCCTCGGCAGATAAATTGGACTGTCCTCTACAGAAGAAAGCACAAAAAGGGACAGTCG gaagaaattcaaaagaaaagaacccGCCGTGCAGTCAAATTCCAGAGGGCCATCACTGGTGCATCTCTTGCTGATATAATGGCCAAGAGGAATCAGAAACCTGAAGTTAGGAAGGCTCAACGAGAACAAGCCATCAG GGCTGCCAAGGAAGCAAAAAAGGCTAAGCAAGCATCTAAAAAGACAGCAATGGCTGCTGCTAAG GCTCCTACGAAGGCAGCACCTAAGCAAAAGATTGTGAAGCCTGTGAAGGTTTCTGCACCCCGAGTTGGTGGAAAACGCTAA